A stretch of the Streptococcus himalayensis genome encodes the following:
- a CDS encoding acyl-CoA thioester hydrolase/BAAT C-terminal domain-containing protein: MKRFLLGLVVVVLTGILSIVGLRMWNDRQYQQKEMGSLSHYRNPQDISLYNTTIEGVTIEHIEGNYLNGFSLKPKLRKHEGVIVTFGGSEGSPAYERAVMLAQNGYRVLALFFFGMPNQQETLVDVPVEYYEEMETYIRKDLGELGPITLIGASKGAEYSLLLASLYDSIDHVVAYAPSSYVFAGLDFQNISSSWSQAGKPIPYVDMTKAGSLALFWDFVTKSPISYLKLYQTAVDIDEERAMKRIPIEKAKADIVLFAGGDDQVWESGKMVEEIKARRPDKTMVHLYPEAGHIFIGNGVADAGGMYMKVGGTEKANREAREDSDRRLLSYLASWHAPIENQ, from the coding sequence ATGAAACGTTTTTTGCTAGGATTGGTTGTCGTTGTTCTCACAGGGATTCTGAGTATCGTTGGACTACGAATGTGGAACGACCGACAGTATCAACAAAAGGAAATGGGAAGTCTATCTCATTATCGCAATCCCCAAGATATTTCCCTATATAATACGACTATTGAGGGGGTCACGATCGAGCATATTGAAGGAAACTATCTCAATGGCTTTTCCTTGAAACCGAAACTTCGCAAGCATGAGGGAGTCATCGTCACATTTGGTGGTTCGGAGGGAAGTCCAGCCTATGAAAGAGCTGTAATGTTAGCCCAAAACGGCTATAGGGTCTTAGCCTTGTTCTTCTTTGGTATGCCCAATCAGCAGGAGACCTTGGTCGATGTACCAGTTGAGTATTATGAAGAAATGGAAACCTATATCCGTAAAGATTTAGGAGAGCTAGGACCTATTACCTTGATTGGGGCTTCAAAAGGAGCAGAGTATAGTCTTCTTCTGGCTTCTTTATATGATTCGATTGATCATGTGGTGGCTTATGCGCCCTCGAGCTATGTCTTTGCAGGATTGGATTTTCAAAATATTTCGTCATCTTGGTCACAAGCAGGAAAACCGATTCCCTACGTTGATATGACTAAGGCAGGTTCTCTTGCTTTGTTTTGGGATTTCGTGACCAAATCACCTATCTCTTACTTGAAACTGTATCAGACAGCAGTTGATATAGATGAAGAGCGAGCAATGAAACGGATTCCAATTGAGAAAGCTAAAGCAGATATCGTGTTATTTGCAGGAGGGGATGATCAAGTGTGGGAAAGTGGCAAGATGGTAGAGGAGATAAAGGCTCGCCGACCAGATAAGACGATGGTGCACCTTTATCCAGAAGCAGGGCATATATTTATTGGAAATGGCGTAGCTGATGCAGGTGGAATGTATATGAAGGTTGGAGGAACGGAAAAAGCTAACCGAGAAGCGAGAGAAGATAGCGACCGTCGCCTACTTTCGTATTTAGCGAGCTGGCATGCACCAATTGAAAATCAGTAA
- a CDS encoding SP0191 family lipoprotein: protein MKRLGMLLVFSFLMLGACSSKLEQVKPSVQAEEVTRVFKGTVKGLEEEAKVTSRGSKVLTLDLIVERPLSEQEKEYITRLDATEVLALIEAGLDLQGEFERLQALEGFDLTSELTDQQVFRLTLHFDMETLNLKEARQSELLKKFDLDQLMNVTADDLIESLKDEGLVEVH, encoded by the coding sequence ATGAAACGATTAGGGATGCTTCTCGTATTTTCATTTTTAATGCTTGGTGCTTGTAGTTCTAAGCTTGAGCAGGTGAAACCGTCAGTGCAGGCCGAAGAAGTGACGCGAGTTTTTAAGGGGACGGTCAAAGGTCTGGAAGAAGAGGCAAAAGTCACGAGCAGAGGCTCGAAAGTCTTGACTTTGGATCTTATCGTTGAAAGGCCTTTGAGTGAGCAGGAAAAAGAGTATATTACCCGCTTGGATGCAACGGAAGTTCTTGCTTTAATTGAGGCAGGACTTGACCTGCAGGGAGAATTTGAACGTTTGCAAGCCTTGGAAGGATTTGATTTGACCAGTGAATTGACCGACCAGCAAGTTTTTCGCTTGACCCTCCATTTTGATATGGAAACCTTAAATCTCAAGGAAGCTCGTCAGTCAGAGCTTTTGAAAAAATTTGATTTGGATCAATTGATGAATGTTACAGCCGACGATTTAATCGAAAGTCTGAAAGACGAAGGCCTAGTAGAAGTCCACTAA
- a CDS encoding SP0191 family lipoprotein — MKKVIPLVLLGWMCLTGCFLNAKGKNSLKTSSSQETSLSKTAESSSTEELQEMVTRTFAGEVNGTTRQDMITYQGKKILHLKLKLIGNLPENMRAVADNLTLEQLRQVFQEGVEKNEAYQSVAAMEGVNVLYQITEDRRLQADIDLDIDKMDTSQLKSLPMFSDIPLKEIQEMSPVTYIAGLKVIGLSEVTDDSAVEKGEGQ; from the coding sequence ATGAAAAAAGTTATTCCTTTAGTCTTATTGGGCTGGATGTGTTTGACGGGCTGTTTTTTGAATGCCAAGGGAAAAAATAGTTTAAAGACTTCTTCTAGTCAGGAGACCAGTTTATCGAAAACGGCAGAATCTTCAAGTACAGAAGAATTGCAAGAGATGGTGACACGTACCTTTGCAGGTGAGGTTAATGGCACCACTCGTCAAGATATGATTACTTATCAAGGGAAGAAAATTCTTCATCTGAAATTGAAACTGATTGGCAATCTTCCAGAAAATATGAGGGCTGTTGCTGATAATTTGACATTGGAACAGCTGCGACAGGTCTTTCAAGAAGGAGTCGAAAAGAATGAGGCTTACCAGTCAGTAGCTGCGATGGAAGGGGTGAATGTCCTTTACCAGATTACAGAAGATAGGCGACTGCAAGCTGATATTGATTTGGATATTGATAAAATGGATACCAGTCAGTTGAAATCCTTGCCGATGTTTAGTGATATTCCTTTGAAAGAAATCCAGGAAATGTCCCCAGTGACCTATATTGCTGGTCTAAAAGTGATTGGTCTTAGTGAGGTGACAGACGATTCAGCTGTAGAAAAAGGAGAAGGTCAATGA
- a CDS encoding DUF2200 family protein, whose amino-acid sequence MSDRLYHTRQKSKSDGLTQLTFVIPAVSLPGQSLILKSIRCVFTSIYDAYLNKVGKQEELAQVIYWLMGDDEKSLIEKLCRGVSVRDFFFIFQSPSRCE is encoded by the coding sequence ATGAGTGATAGATTGTATCATACTCGTCAAAAATCAAAATCTGACGGGCTAACTCAGCTAACTTTTGTTATCCCTGCGGTTTCGTTGCCTGGTCAGAGTTTGATTTTAAAGAGTATCAGATGTGTTTTTACTAGTATCTACGATGCTTATCTAAACAAAGTAGGAAAGCAAGAAGAGTTAGCTCAAGTCATTTATTGGCTGATGGGGGATGATGAGAAGAGTTTGATCGAAAAACTTTGTCGGGGTGTTTCCGTACGCGATTTTTTCTTCATTTTCCAATCTCCATCCAGATGCGAGTAA
- a CDS encoding DAK2 domain-containing protein, translating to MSKITTSLFQEMVQAASTRLNKQAEYVNSLNVFPVPDGDTGTNMGMTIENGAKEVSNNSASTVGQVASIFAKGLLMGARGNSGVITSQLFRGFSQSVKEKEELDGKDLALAFQSGVEVAYKAVMKPVEGTILTVSRGAAIGAKKKADQTNDAVEVMKGALEGAKTALAKTPDMLPVLKEVGVVDSGGQGLVFIYEGFLSALTGEYIASDDFEATPATMTEMINAEHHKSVAGHVATEDIQFGYCTEIMVALGQGPTYVKDFDYDHFRNYLNDLGDSLLVVNDDEIVKVHVHTEDPGLVMQEGLKYGSLVKVKVDNMRNQHEAQVQKEEKAVKPAEEKEYAIIAVVAGDGLAEIFKAQGADYIISGGQTMNPSTEDFIKAVEQVNARNIIILPNNKNIFMAAQSAAEVLEQPTAVIETRTLPQGLTSLLAFDETKSIEENQERMSASLEDVVSGSITTAVRDTTIDGLDIHENDNLGMVDGKIVVSNPDIKESLRETFSKMLDTDSEIVTIYVGEEGSEELANEISQDIMEQFEDVEVEIYQGGQPVYPYLFSVE from the coding sequence GTGTCAAAAATTACTACGAGTTTATTTCAAGAAATGGTGCAGGCGGCATCCACTCGCTTAAATAAACAAGCTGAATATGTCAATTCTTTGAATGTTTTCCCCGTTCCAGATGGCGATACGGGGACCAATATGGGCATGACCATCGAAAATGGAGCAAAAGAGGTTTCAAATAACTCAGCATCAACGGTTGGTCAGGTAGCTAGCATTTTTGCAAAAGGGTTGTTGATGGGTGCACGGGGAAATTCTGGGGTGATTACTTCTCAGCTTTTCCGCGGTTTTTCTCAAAGTGTCAAAGAAAAAGAAGAATTGGATGGAAAAGACTTGGCACTCGCTTTCCAATCAGGTGTGGAAGTGGCTTACAAGGCTGTCATGAAACCTGTTGAGGGAACGATTTTGACCGTTTCTCGTGGAGCAGCGATTGGAGCTAAGAAAAAAGCTGATCAAACCAATGATGCAGTTGAAGTGATGAAAGGGGCACTTGAGGGGGCGAAAACAGCTCTTGCCAAGACTCCAGACATGCTTCCAGTGCTGAAAGAAGTTGGTGTGGTGGACTCAGGTGGTCAAGGGCTAGTCTTTATCTATGAAGGATTTTTGTCTGCGTTAACTGGGGAGTATATCGCTTCTGATGATTTTGAAGCAACGCCTGCCACGATGACAGAGATGATCAATGCAGAGCACCACAAGTCTGTAGCAGGGCATGTTGCGACTGAAGATATCCAATTTGGCTACTGTACAGAGATCATGGTAGCTCTGGGTCAAGGGCCAACCTATGTCAAAGATTTTGACTATGATCATTTCAGAAACTACCTCAATGATCTTGGGGATTCGCTTTTGGTAGTTAATGATGATGAGATTGTCAAGGTCCATGTTCATACAGAGGATCCAGGACTTGTCATGCAAGAAGGTCTGAAATACGGAAGTCTTGTCAAGGTCAAGGTCGACAATATGCGCAATCAGCATGAAGCACAAGTTCAAAAAGAAGAAAAAGCTGTGAAGCCAGCAGAAGAAAAAGAGTATGCTATTATTGCAGTTGTAGCCGGAGATGGGTTAGCAGAGATTTTCAAGGCTCAGGGAGCTGATTATATCATCTCTGGTGGACAGACTATGAATCCTTCGACAGAAGATTTTATCAAGGCTGTTGAGCAGGTCAATGCTCGCAATATCATTATTTTGCCAAATAACAAAAATATCTTTATGGCAGCGCAGTCAGCAGCAGAAGTATTAGAGCAGCCGACGGCAGTGATTGAAACGCGGACCTTGCCACAAGGATTGACAAGTCTTCTTGCCTTTGATGAGACTAAGTCTATCGAGGAAAATCAAGAGCGGATGTCAGCTTCGCTAGAGGATGTCGTGAGTGGTAGCATTACCACAGCCGTTCGCGATACGACGATTGATGGGCTAGATATTCATGAAAACGATAATCTTGGCATGGTAGATGGTAAGATTGTCGTGTCAAATCCAGATATCAAGGAATCCTTGCGTGAAACCTTCAGCAAGATGTTAGATACGGACAGCGAAATTGTAACCATTTATGTGGGAGAAGAAGGCAGCGAAGAATTGGCCAATGAAATCTCTCAAGATATTATGGAGCAATTTGAAGATGTGGAAGTGGAAATCTACCAAGGCGGACAGCCAGTTTATCCATATCTCTTTAGTGTAGAATAA